The sequence below is a genomic window from Lolium perenne isolate Kyuss_39 chromosome 7, Kyuss_2.0, whole genome shotgun sequence.
tagcatattcacggtacccaacaaattgggaaccgatgcggagaagatccttgatcataggctgttcaacgtgaacacagaaagaaaaacatcggcatgaaaaagagaaaaggtgtgaaaaaacaaaataaggaaaatatagatgtcgacaagcttacatcatctaggagcagagtcgatgaactgcccaactgaggggcaggttcaataatcttttcaacccttgccctttttggtgaaggagcaagggggcttgatggcggagtagtggtgacgacgttttgttgaggaggcgaggtttcttctccttcaactagcgtgtctgaggcaagtacagtacgtgacgtgcttgtccgaggagccacgtcagtagttggaacttcttcctcgtcatcgctaataatcaaaaaatcggcagcataaaaagcaagacaagctaaatatttcgagtacaaaaatagagagaaataaagacgacttacgagctgatgagggattcagcataaagatcgtaagttgccttcggatgagaaggaacaacttcttcagccttagaggtgccagaatcttcaacatcagtccttttccttttgttcttgggagaaacagcaggaggaagggattgcgtcgattcactggcctcagactcaacttctttttcatgagaagccgcagatttgtgagaacccgcgacttcactttcacgaatagcagaaccttgagtatcttcggcaacgatggcctgttcttcgacttctccaccctccggaagaggaggaagggaagtcatggtaggatggttctgtaaaaaatagtgaccagaaggaaaattaaaagagatgacaatataatgaggtgcagagaaagtgcaaaataaggtaaaaactcggcaagacaaaatacctcggggagtggattggcggcgctgtacggttccacgcgacaagaggaaggaattgggtctttacccaggcgagaaagtcttcgaatcaacttctccaagtccttggtggaaagatcaccggagattctgttggcgtcatttttaccagaatatgtccaaaggggatttttgcgagcctggagaggctgcactctaatcctaaggaaataggcagtgatttgaacaccagaaagctccttgcctcgagtattttgaagctggcgaatacgagacatgagcgcctctgtcgcctttttctcttcctcggaagcttcggcatcccaggagcggcggcgctgaattttggcacttccgtcgaaaggaactttgttgtgctcaacggagttggcgctttcttcatgaatgtagagccactttttgcgccatccttggacagaattaggaaatttgacgtcgaaatagtcgacatcagtgcgaacacagataacaacgccacctatgttataagtgacgttgtgggagccattgcggcggaggcagaagatgcgtttccacagagcccaattgggagggattccgaggaagcattcgcaaagtgtgatgaaaatagaaatgtgaaggatggaattgggagtcaattggtgcaattgaatcccataaacaaaaagaagaccgcggaggaaatcgtggattggggtcgagaggccgcggatgagatgatcaacaaaactaacccgatactccattggaggcttggggtagctttcttcgctagggaagcggatggcgtcctccttcttcatgaggccaagcctcttcaaagatgttggtgtcttggttggagattttggatctctcccactcaagatcctcggcggccatcttggattccggagtgctgtggcgagtcagacgcgcgcgcggtggcatcaatggcaatgacagagcaatgtgtgtgagtgcggaaAATCAGAGAGAgattgggcgcaggagaagttttgcgaagaggaacaggtgagcggcgcaagcgaggggatgaacggaggttgaagaaaggtttatataagaatcgggtgaagcagtgtgccgttggatgaagaaatcgtatggtgagatcttctagatacaagggtaaaaaggtatttttactgagataggcgttactgtacgtgcgccagaaaaagcggaggacgtgtgtcccccacttgcacgacgtgttaatgtggtggaaacaatggacccacagggcagaaagatcacgactattcgagagggatgaagtaaatttggttaagggaagcatgtcgataagaaaagttaaagaagattggcgacaggaagaattattcaatacttcgggagcctttgatcaaaaacaagtttttccccaaatgctcgggggctacttcgacaaaaagtaaaaattcgactatgacaatatagaaattgcggagcctacaaccaagcacaagttcttggctgtagcctcgggggctactcccatcgggagcgctgttcgcgcacccgaggggtaaaaaaaaagaagaagaagaaaaagatcatattgagaaataatgacaatatagcgacaaggtggactaaaatgttgagcctacaaccaagcacaagttcttggctgtagcctcgggggctactcccatcgggaacgctgttcgcgtgcccgatgaaattaacaaaggaaaaatagaaaagcaagagagtatatttcgagttgtagttaactctacatatactcccatcgggagagcagtataagtcatatttgactcgataaaatgtgccattccaacagccggaaaagcactcgacaatatattctcagaacgccgaagttgcgatcaatttctgaatgccgcaaatttgcgaaggtaagaccccagatccgttctgctgggcgtggcatcgccgaagactgcgctctgctacttttatccgtatcaacagatacgaagaaaaatcctaacggacgcgttaggtacccgataaatttgactgggactcgacagaatggtaagaccttaagcggcacctgtcgaagtttacaccagtatcccgagatcatgtccagggacgtgattttgaagtaggtttttgcggattgccactagagcagttaactagtacctgatccgtcagatgaactagccccaactaccattatccctgtacaatatagaatcttatgtgaagaaatataaaaaagttaaagctttcgaataaaaataaacagtggagattttccctgattctacgattcaagcaaaatctcgggggctactgacataggcatcccaaatgggcctgccgaagatagtacccggggtttactgaaggcccactacccgaagaataagaagattcgggagcccaagatatatcaaggaaagtcaagagttgtaataggaagtgttatttgtaatctggcgggatgagttagaaaccgtcccggactctgtaacttgtatagcacgaatccctcggctccacctcctatataaagggggaggcgagggacgaaaaggaatcgaatcattgtctacaaaccctagttttcgtattcgtcgagtactttccggctgaaaccttcgagatctacttaccctctacttccaactaaaccctagcctacaatccataggcattgacaagttgataccttgtcagcaggTCTCCATGTTACTGCagacgccggcagtgcgccctgccacgagttggttcgcaacacctcgggagagaacgtttttctcctactggtcgataaaccttggtttcttactgagggaaaacttcctgctgtgctcatcataccttcctcttggggttccactcaacgctGCGCATatattctccttcatcaactccgtgCTCAGCACTtcccggcaatggcaccagaaaagagcttgatgtctacgcacgcttctattttgtagacagtgttgggcctccaagtgcagagatttgtagaagatcagcaagtttcccttaagtggatcacccaaggtttatcgaactcagggggtagaggtcaaaggtatccctTTTAAGCAacactgcaattaagatacaagaagtctcttgtgtccccaacacacccaatacacttgtcagatgtataggtgcactagttcggcgaagagatagtaaaatgcaagtgatatggatgaatatgagtggtaataacaatctgaaataaatatggcagcaagtaaacatgcagtaaaacagtaaataaacggtgattcgatgtttagaaacaagacctagggatcatactttgacTAGtggcactctcaacaatgatatcctaaaggaatataaatataaccaCTTCACTATGGTACTATGaactactctccggttggataacgaacactaattcaccacgTAGGATTGCAAAAGGAAACCTTAAAGTTGTATTCCCAAGTATTAATGAACACCCCACTccatcactttgagcattcataggaggtactaacacaccacaatttcatagagacatccaactcaaatcataattcagtgaacaagtattctgtgaaatatagcctaagagacccacacggtgcacacaccgtcacctttacacacgtgggacaaggagtctccggagatcacataagtaaaatccacttaaatagcataacgacatctagattacaaagctcatgatcacataaagatcacaccatgggagagagagataaaccacatagctaccggtagagctctcagccccgagggagaactactcactcctcatcgtaGGAGTCAGCaaaggcgatggagatggcggtggagtcgatggagatggctccgggggcaattccccgtcctggcagggtgccggaacagagacttctgtcccctgaatctTGTCTGCGACATCGACGGAGCTACgacacttttcgtggatggaggtcgATTCATCTAGTGTTCATGCGTCGAAgggaatttataggcggaagggcgaggtcggtggaggcctggtggccccagaccacccctaggcgcatgCCAGGGCTAGGCCGGGCCTGGGCATGGTCTAgccaccctgtggccctcctccgtCTCTTCTCTGGACTCCATCTTTGCTCCAgggaaaataggaactttggcttttttttcgtccaattctgagaatatttcctatataacttttctgaaatacaaaacagcagaaaacagggaactagcactgtggcatcttgtcaataggttagtgccggaaaatgcataaaagtgccacgaagtgtaaacaaaacatatagcaattggtgtaaaacaagcatggagcatcaacaattatagatacatttgcaacgtatcagcgggCGATCCTCCCGCGCGCCGCGGTTGTTGTGGCGGGAATACTTTGGGTCACACTGCCCGTAGTTGGCGTTTGCGACAAACTCggagtgggcgccactgtcgttgTGCCTCTTGCCGTTGCTGGGGCGAGAGCCAAATCAGTAGTCATCACAGCGACCGTCGGAGCGAGCAGGGCGGTGATTGCGCCGCTGGCCGAACTCGTCGTCTGAGTCGACCGTGGGGTCCTCATCGGCGTAGCGCTGAGCGGTGGCAATCAACTCAGCCATAGAGATGTTCTCCCTGATGATGCGCTTGAGCTTGGAGACGAGAGGCTCGTAGCTGCAGGTTCATCGGAAGTAGTAGATCGCCGTGTCGGTGATTTTCCCgatggaggtcgtccacatgtcctgccaaCGCTGCACCCATCGGCGAGTTGACTTGCGAGGTCCTTGGATGCATCGCTCTAGGTCCTCGATGGTGGTAGCACGAGTGTATGCGCTGGAGAAGTGCTGGATGAAGGCAGCACACACCTCCTCCCATGAGTCGATGTTGTTCGGGGGGAGGGTGTTGAACCAATGGTGATTCGCCccgtccatcatgaggggcaggtaGCGGGCAGCGAGTAGGTCAGAGTAGCCGAGGATGCCCATCGCCATGGTGTAGGAGTCGATCCAGACCGTTGGGTCGTTGGTGGTGTCGTAtttctcgatgtcgcggggtccCTTGAACCCAAAGGGGATACGGCTCGCCCCTGATCATCGGGCCGAAGCAGGCCAGTCCGGCGCGAGTGAAAGCGCTCTGGCATGGCTGCTCGTGCCTGAAGTTGGCGCCAAGGCGATTGCGTTCACGCCATGCCTGGTCGTTCATGATGTGCGTGCACGCGTCGATTGGCTGCCCGTTGGCGGCGACCATCGCGCGTGGAGGGCACTGCTCGATTGGGTCGTTGGTCAAGTGAGCGGCGCGCGGCTCTGGGGGCGGGAACTTTTTGACGTTGGCAACTGCGTAGTTCGCCTTGGCGGATGGCGCTGCGCGGCTTGTCGACGAGCGCGAGTAGAGCCGCCCCTGGGAGTCCTGGGCCGCGTACTGCTGCTCGAGTGCCTTGGCGATGAGGGCCTTGGCGTGATGGATGTAGAGGGCGCCTTCGCCGGTGTTGTCGAGGTTGGCGAGGGTGACTTGCGCAGCGACAATGTTGTCCGCCGGTGACAAATGGAGAGGGaggccgttggcgtcgacctcGGCAGGGGGGTTCGCCCGACcctgtggtggtggaggtggtggtggtggtccgtTGGCCGCTCGGTTAGCGGCCGCCCGGCTCGACTCCGGGGTGTTGTTGTTCCTGACTCGAGCCACCCCATCCGGATCGTCGAAGTTGAGGCGAGCGGCAGGGAGACCTTTCTCGCGGGCGCGGTTGATGCGCTGGCGAGTGCGGCGATGGTGATGCAGCGACATCGCTCTCGCCGACTCTTGCTCGATGCAGAACTTCTGCCGCTCAACGAGATCCTTCTTCCTTTGCGCCTCCATGTCATCCGCGGTCGCCATCGCGGGGAGCGACGTAGTGAAGGGGTCATTCGACAGTGCATCGTCGGTTGCTATGAAGACGCCAGCGTGGCGCTGGTACTGCGGCGCCTCAACGGAGTCGGATTTCGAGTTGCTGTCGAATAGGGGGAGGATTCAGCTGTCCTCATAGTCGCTCGGGTAGGAGACCGGGGTGATGGAGTCCACGACTGATGTCGCGACGATGGATCCGGCGACTGACATTGCAGCCGCTGATTCGGCGTCGTCCTCCAGGGCCGACTTGTCCTCGAGGTAAGCTTCGCCAGAGAGCGGGAGAGTGGCGGTGAGGAGCTGGCCCGGAGCATACGGGTCATGTTCTTGGCTGGGGAAAACCTCGGCGGGGTTGCTGACGCCGGCGAGgccgacgaagaggttgatgcAGGCGTGGGTGATTGGCGCTGTTGTCGGGTGGTAGGTACTCGGATGGGTGTGGAAGAAGCCGCCCGTGGTGATCATCCTGCTGGAAGCGACCGGCCGGCGGATAGGCGAGTAGGGCCTTGCCGCAAATCTGAGGCCAGACGCCCCACGCCCCACAGTGgccgccactgtcgtggatatgaccacggcaggTGATACAGGGTGCATCACTTCGTTGATGCGGGGCAAGGTGGCGTAGCCATCTTCGGAGCGAGGTGCACAGGACACGTGGTTTTACCTAGGTTCAGTCCCTCCGGACAGTAAAAGGCGTACGTCCTGGTAGATCTATTACTCAGTGGAGTTTTACAATGGGGTGGCTCAGTCGGCCGGAGGACCGAGAGCTATGGAGGTGTGGAGATTGAGTGCGGATCCGTTATAGGGGGTTTATAaaggcacccccgatctagggttgcATGGAGATAATATCATATCTTAACGATCCCTATAAGGCCGGGATCCTTTATCCCGCGCCCAAGTTATCTACAGCTTCAGTTGCCTGGGCCTCCGGGCCAGTTGCCACCTTCCAGGGTTTAAGCCCAGTCGCTCAGGGTTTTAGGCCCAGTCGCCCTTGCCGACTAGACCCCTTCTTGGGCCTTCTCTCTTACGGCGAGTGAGACCAATGGTGGACCCCATTAGGTGTATCCCCATCAGAGGTGAAAATGATGATGTCGGTGGAGATGCTGCGGTGATGGTGAAGATGACGCCCAATCCTGCAAGGATCTTCGTAGTCTCGAGGATCGATGCCCCCGTGCTTGTTCCCCCTCCAAATCCCTTCTGGAGGCGAGGTTTATACGAATTCTGGTGTCTCTGGATCTCTGATCTGTGATCCATCTTCACGGGGCGGAACTATTTGAAGGAGCGAAGCCACTGACAGGCCATACGTGCATCAATACGGGTGGGCTCTGCCAGTAACGATGCTCGCTAAACTCCCTGGAGCTTATCCACGTGAGGCTCTTCCACCCAGGTGCATGAATAATTATTTTGGAGGCTTATGCAGTCTTTAATTTGCATATTTTTCACAGAAAAGGGCGTGCTAAGTCTCCTTTCCTCATGGGTCCTCCGAATCCGGGATCCGAGTGAAACATGCACAAAAAAATGCGCGCAAGCGTGGTAAAATACTAAAAGCCTATAGTTACTAGTGCAATAGCATAAGGTAAAATAGGATGCAAATTGGACTCATCAGACACCATCAAAAACCTAGCCCGCCACATGAGGGTTAGCACCACCGCACGCCGCAACTCCAATCGCCACCACTCTCTGATGATCCACCCTTTTTCCTGCACCCGAGATGTCAGTGAAACCTACCTCCTATCCTGATTGGCAAAACACACATTTAGGATGGGGGGACTTATTGTGCTCCGCATAGGGAGCATTGATGTTGTGAGCAGGGAGGCTGCCATCGACGGCAAGGATCTTCTTATGTGTCGACTCTAACCAGAGCATGAGATGAGGGAGGAAAAAAAAGCACAAATACGAGCTAGAGGAAATGAAAATACATGTACTAATTTTAGTGGGAGAGAttcccaaatttgaaaattgcttTCTCGAAGACGGCAACGTGTGCCTTGGAAAACGTATGTCATAATTGCCTAACCCAACCACTTCACTCATCTATGTGTACCCCACCCGTTTATCCAACGTCAGACGCTCCCCGTGACCTCACGTTGCTCTATCTCCACACCGCTTTGACCACACGTCAGACGCTCCCCATGACCTCACGTTGCCACTGCGGTTGCTTGGATGCGCACTCTTCTATCTCGATGAAACAACACAAGTGAAGACAAGTCACATGACCTATTTTAAATAACCATAAACATGTCACTTATACAGACTTGAATCGTTAGATTTATTTAAAGCGGTTTCTTAGAATTACCATGTTGAATTATTGCTTAGGTGGAGGGGggtgggggaataaaaagaagtgCCTTCTCCACTGTATCATAAGCTTTTGCTTAGCAATGTAATTTGCTACTAAATATGATTAATTTTAATTAATTGCTACCAAGCTGTACATGTCTAAAGAGATAGATGCATAACTTTCTTTTTTTAGATAGATAACTGTTTACTTACCGTTGATTACTGAGGGTTAGGTAAAATTGCTCCATAAGACGGAGCTCAGACGAGGCCCAAGTTTCCCAACAGTATTAATTGCCCGCTCAGAATGGCACCCTCCCCCTCCCACCCGAGCCGCAAATCCGCAACGGAGAAAATGGCAAGCGCGAGCTCCTCCTCCAGGATTCGCCGCCGGCAGGCGCAGGCGCAGGCGGAGGAGGCACAAGGAGCCGGGCAGGACCTCCTGATGTCGCTACCACCGGAGATGCTCGACAACATCCTCCGTAGACTCCCCTTCGACAAGTTGGTCCGCACCTGCTGCCTCAACCCTGCCTGGCATCGCCGCTGGGAGTCCATCCCCAACCTCGACATCTGGTTCAGCGCGGGGTCCAACGCCGTCCCCGACGCCCGCGTACTGTGGCGGTGCGCCGCCCCCGTCCGCAGCTTCACGGCCCGCGTCCGCATGCCTCACTTCTACCGCGCCGCCCGCTGGCTCCAAGCCCTGGCGCGCAAGCGTGTCGAGAAGCTGGTCCTCAAGTTCGACAACCCCTGGTTTTCCCGCTCGGCCGGCGTCCTGGGCCCCGCCCTTTTCGCCTGCCGTGAGCTCACCCACCTCGAGCTCTGTGGCTACTGCCACTTGCCGCGCACCCCCCATGGCTTCGGAGGCTTCCCCAACCTCGTCACCCTGCTCCTCAGCCATGTGGCCTTCCCTTTCAGTGGCGGCGCGGCGCAGCTCGAACACCTCATCTCCTCCGCGGTGGTCCTCACGGAGCTCTCCTTGAACGACGTCAAGACCAGCCACTTCGACGACGGTGCTCCCGCGCAAAgatgtgccatccgggcgcccaAACTGCGCGTGCTCAAGCTGATCATGTTCTTCGACAACGGATGCCGGCTTTCAGAGGAATTTCCGTTGCTGGAGGAGGCTATCATCTCCATTGATGACCTATTCTGGACCCCGGACTACATCAACACTTTCCGACGGATCCGTAATGCCAAAAGACTTCTGATCGAGACCGACTCAATTCAGGTATACATACATGCCTCAAAATTCAAAATTCGATTGAACAGGACTTGAACTCTGCTTTTCAGTTACTAGCTTACTTTGCAGTGTGCACTTATTTACGCTTCTGCTTCTATATAATGTTAGTTTTTTTCCCCACCTCTTTGGCTGAAGCATACATATAAAAATACGAACTTGTATGTTCCCAGTTTGCCTAGTTGGTTCTACAGCGCTGTAGTTTGTAACTAGGTTCCCTGGTGTTTGGTGGTGTTTTTTCTCTTTTCCTTTTGCTGCTTTAATCTTATATAAGGGAAACTCGGATCCCTCCCAGTACTTTGCAGTGTGAACTTGTTTACGCTTCTGCTTCTATATAATGTTAGTTTTTTTCCCCACCTCTTTGTGTTTATCTTAATTGGAAGGAGCACTAATGTTTGTTTCACCGCATGGTGGTGTAGGCTGAAGCATACATATAAAAATACCGAACTTGTATGTTCCCAGTTGGCCTAGTTGTTTCTACAACTCTGTAGTTTGTAACTAGGTTCCCTGGTGTTTGGTGGTGTTTTTTCTCTTTTCCTTTTGCTGCTTTAATCTTATATAAGGGGATCCCTCCCAGTACTTTGTAGTGGTGCTTCTTTTATATTAAAAAGCATGGCTTTAAAATCCTTTTCTCTAAAAACTTCTTCAGTGAGAAGCACCATTTTGTCAAAACCTCATAGAAGAGACAAGCTGTTGCCTTACACTTCAGCAACATCCTGACAATTTGTTTTGAAGTCTCTTACTGTGTCCCATTAGTCCAATGTCAGGACTCCATTAGCCTTAGTCCTTGGGAGAATGTTTTATTGACACCAATGTAGGGAATGTTTCCCTTTGTTCTAAGAATTGTTAGTATCTTAGAGAAAGGGAGATGTAACTTAATCATGCAGTTTTTGTATTGTGATTTCATTCATGAAATCTACTCTAGATTAAAATATAGGATGGCAAATAAACATTCTAACAAAATCATCCTTAGCTTCTCAGCTTCAACTATTCAGTGTACAGAACTAATTAGAGTTGCTGATCATCTGTCCCACTGTAACGTCCGGTCCATATGTCAGTCTAACTATGTTCTTATGTTTTCCAGATTAATGAAAATCCGCTGCAAGGGATTTCATGGAAGTTTCAAAACTTGAAGGCAGGACACCTGAGTGCAAACTTTGGCAAACTCCCTAGCATTATGTCGATATTTTCTTTAC
It includes:
- the LOC127301046 gene encoding F-box/FBD/LRR-repeat protein At1g13570-like codes for the protein MAPSPSHPSRKSATEKMASASSSSRIRRRQAQAQAEEAQGAGQDLLMSLPPEMLDNILRRLPFDKLVRTCCLNPAWHRRWESIPNLDIWFSAGSNAVPDARVLWRCAAPVRSFTARVRMPHFYRAARWLQALARKRVEKLVLKFDNPWFSRSAGVLGPALFACRELTHLELCGYCHLPRTPHGFGGFPNLVTLLLSHVAFPFSGGAAQLEHLISSAVVLTELSLNDVKTSHFDDGAPAQRCAIRAPKLRVLKLIMFFDNGCRLSEEFPLLEEAIISIDDLFWTPDYINTFRRIRNAKRLLIETDSIQINENPLQGISWKFQNLKAGHLSANFGKLPSIMSIFSLLRSAPHIEELHIEVEITKRDDENDEDFANGEIDDPDDAIDEEIIKAEISDDLFANLKHVSLDGIKCLPNDIWFMKFVLSKTRLLESFIVTFGYRQISKSYLDACTELAMCQKASPQAKLMVRLRDEPDSI